CTAAGAGCGACCGTGTCTTAATATAGATATTACCCGCTTGCCCCACGCCTTCGTCTCCTACCCAGGTGTAGGCACCACTGGAACGATTATTGGGACTCTCCCCAACAAAGGAGACTGTATCACGGGCGTTAACATTCACATTGCCCGCATTTCCTTGTCCTCTAGTATTCGTGTTCAACTGAGCACCATTGGTAACGAAGAGCGAACCTGTCGTAATATTGACATTACCTCCCTGACCCCTGGCATCTATGTACACTGAAGCGTAAGCACCACTAGGAAAATAATTGTCAGCAGGAGGACCCGTCCCAACAAAGGAAACTGTATCGCGGGCATCAATAGTCACGTTGCCTGCGTCCCCTATTCCTAAGGTAATAGCACTTAGGAAAGCGCCATCACTCACTGAGAGCGACCCTGTCTTAATATAAATATCACCTCCTTGCCCCACACCTTTTTCTTCTACCCGGCTGTAGACACGGCTGGAACGATTATTGGGGCTCTCCCCAACAAAGGAGACTTTATCACGAGCGTTAACGTTCACATTGCCCGCATTTCCTTGTCCTCCAGTACTCGTATTTAATTCACCTCCATTGGTGACAGACAGTGAAACTGCCGTGACATTGATGTTGCCTGCGTTGCCAATAGCGTTTGATTCTACCTGATTGTATGCACCACTCCCTTCTCCATCAAAGGAGACATTACCAGTGCTATTAATCTCAATATTGCCTGCTTTAGTGTCACCTAAACCTAACCCCGACGCTATTCCGGCTTCCAGTTTACTTCCTTGCGTCAGATTCAAGTTCTGAGCATTGATAGCAATACTACCGCCACCAGAGGCGCGGACATTCACTTCAGCACGATTGTCGAGGTACACATTAGCTCGTGCCACCACATCAGGAAAACTCAAACGCAGACCATTACCATCAACAAAAAGCTTTACCGCTCCCGGTCCCCCCACACCTGCTATCTCCACTCGACCATCCAGAGCACTCAAACTGCCGCCATCCAAACCTACATCGCCGCCCACAAGCGCTAAGGTTTTACCTGGCTGAACCTGTAAACCTACAAATTCACTACTACTATTGGTCGCCTGGGATTGATTTTGGATGCCCGCCGCATTCCCTCCGTATTGCAAACCTATTGGAACACTAACAGTCAACAAGGGTGTGCTTTGGGGAGCAGTCGCACTGAACTGAGTCCCATCAGCAAAATTCAGGCTACTCGCCGTACTCCCCACAAACGAACCACCGATATCTAGACTGGCATTCGGTCCAAAGATAATGCCATTAGGATTGAGCAGAAACAGGTTAGCTGTGCCGTTAGCTTGGAGCAAACCATCAATATTCGAGACTGACTTACCCGTCACCCGGCTAATAATGTTCTGAATATCCGCAGTATTGTTGAAGAAGGCTGTACCTCCAGTAGGCACAGAAAACTGCTCAAAGCTGTGGAACAAGTTGCTTCCCGCCTTGGTTCCTTCCTCAATAATGCTGGTATTGCCAGAGGGAGTGACACGAGAATTATTGGGTAGAGTAGCATCAGGTACGATCTGGGCAAAAGTGCTATTAACAGAGGCGAGCGTACTACCCACCACTAACCAACTCCCTAGTCCCAATTGCGATCGCCAACGCTGCCTACACCTAAACATTGCGTTCCCTAAATAAACAGCACTCAAGTGAACTACAACCTTCACAATAGACAGGAAACTTACCGTAAAATTGCTTGAAATAGTTACAAATAGTTACATTGCTGTTTCATCGGCTCACCTCTCATATGTTGCATATATATAGCAATCGCCAAGGCGATTAGGACATATACTAGAAGTAGCCCCTTTTGTGGTACAGCGATCACTTTGACCTATGCCCAAACCTTACAGTTATGATCTTCGTCAAAAAGTCATCCAAGCCATTGAACTTGATGGACTGAAGAAAACTGAAGCAAGTCTTCTATTCAACATCAGTCGCACTTGCGTTAGATTTATGGCTGAAGCGACAAGGCGAAACAGGTGACTTCCGAGCCTTACCCAATCAGCCTCCTGGTAATAGTCACATGCATCACTGACTGGGAGAAGTTTCGTGAGTTCGCTCTGACGCATGGGGATAAAACCCAAGCTGAGATGGCAGAACTTTGGGACGATCAGATTAGCGATCGCACAATCTCACGGGCCCTGAAGAAAATTGGTTTTACTCGAAAAAAAAGACATATGGCTACCGTGAGCGTGATGAAGACAAACGACAGGCGTTCATAACGCATTTGTCCACCCTACCCCAGGAAAAAATTGTGTACGTTGATGAGTCTGGGATGGATAGCCGCGACGCATATGATTACGGTTGGAATGAAAAAGGGGAGCGCTTCCATGCACTTAAATCAGGGCGACGTGAAGGTCGGGTGAACATAATTGCAGCACTTTGCGCTCAAAATCTGATAGCGACCTTTACTGTTGAAGGGGCGTGTAACCGAACAGTGTTTGAAACTTGGTTGGAGACTTGTTTGCTTCCAACACTTAAACCAGGACAAGTTGTGGTAATGGATAACGCCACATTTCATAAAGGTGGTCGTATTCAAGAATTGATTCAAAATGCTGGTTGTCAGCTATTGTACTTACCCCCTTATTCTCCAGATCTAAACTTAATTGAAAAATGTTGGTCTTGGTTAAAGAGTCGAATCCGTAAAAAACTAGGGCAGTTTGATTGTTTACGAGATGCCATTGAGGACGTCTTGCGTTTGGCGTCCTAACCGCCTTGGCGGTTGCTATAGATGGTGTTGCTTTTTCTCCGTCACTGCATCACCGTTTGAAAAGCCATAATTCTTAGGGTTTTCAATATTACTGTGAACTATTGTAAAGAGTTGTGGAATTCCAGGACTTTTGATTCTGATAAATAGGCGATGGTTCACAAGGAGCATCCAGAGGAACATCCAGTCCAACAAGTTTTACTAGGAGGAATCGCTGTGGAAAATCAAAATCTTTACTTAACACCTTTTCAACGAAAATTGCTGCTAAAAAGTTTAGAAACAGATTTGCGCCTAGAATATCGCCGTCGTATTGAAATTATGTTGCTGGCAAATGCTGGTCAATCTCAGGCTCAAATCTGTGAAGCTCTGGGGTGTTCGCAAGAGACAGCACGATACTGGATTGCAATGGCACAAGCAGGTAACGCTCACCACTGGAACGATCGCCCGATGGGACGCCCCAAGGCTGTTAATGAGCAGTATCTCGCTCGCTTGAAAGAACTAGCAAGCCATAGTCCGCGTGAGTATGGTTATACATTTGAACGTTGGACAGCGCAATGGTTAAGCAAGCATCTAGTAAAAGAACAAGGAATTAAGGTTAGCGCTTGCCACATTAACCGCTTGCTTAAGGAGATGGGACTTTCCACTCGGCAGAAACGCGAAACTATCGAGAAAGGAACCGATCGCACCAAGGATTGCAGCATTACTATTCGCGATTTGCAGTCGAACTCCGAGCCTACTTTCCTGTGGTCACTCAATCTCATCAAAACTGGTAACTGTAAAACTCAAATTTGATGCTTATCCTTTCCAAGATTATGGAGTGGTGGAAGGCAAGCTTCGCTGGATTTCTCCTGACTCTAAAGTTGTCGAGACTGCTCAAGAAAAGGTTGAAAATTTTGAACTAGAAATTGAATTGCCACAAACCTATATCCAAACTGAAAACAAACGTCTTGCCTTAACACCAGGTCAAACAGCAACGGCTGAAGTCATTGTTCGGCAGCGTCGCATTGTTGACTTTGTGCTAGACCCGTTTAAAAAGTTGCAAAAAGGTGGTTTGAAACTCTAGAAAACCTGTTCTTAACTGTTAATAAGTAGATAAGATATGTCGCAAATTTCCACTATATATTCAGACGAAATTATTCATCAAATCAAACTTTCTTGCCAAATTCCTACTATTGTTGAGAGTATTCTCACTCGCAAAATTATTGTGAGTGCAGCACAAGAAGCAGGCATTAAAGCAGAGCCATCAGAACTTCAGCAGACAGCAGACAACTTGCGGTTAATGAGCAATCTTCAGAGTGCTGACGCCACTTGGCTCTGGTTACAAAAACATACTCTATCATTAGATGATTTTGAAGAGTTGGTTTATCATACTGTCATTTCTTCAAAGTTGACAGAACACTTATTTGCCGACAAAGTTGAACAGTTTTTTGTTGAACATCAGTTGGATTATACACAAGCGATCGCGTATGAAGTGGTCTTGGATGAGCCAGATCTCGCGATGGAACTCTTTTATGCAATTACTGAAGGTGAAATAAGTTTTCCTGAGGTTGCCCACCAATATATTCAGGATACTGAAGCTCGCCGCTCTGGAGGATATAAAGGAATACTGAATCGCACAGATTTAAAACCAGAAATATCAGCCGCTGTATTTGCAGCAACTCCGCCCCAGATTCTTAAACCAATTGTTACCTCCCAGGGAGTACATTTGATTGTGGTTGAGGAAATCATTCAACCACAATTAAATAATATTACCCGTTCAAAAATTATTTCTTACTTGTTTTCTGAATGGCTGAAGCAACGAATTGAGCAATTGGAAGTTGAAATTGTTCTTAACTCAAAATAATGAGGCTTTCAACCTGAAAACGTCAAAGTCATTGCTGATATGAGTGATGGCTATTTTCTCTGAGGAGAGTCCTAAACCGCGCTCGGTAAGAAATTGCTCCACTATGGGTTGCGAGAGGTAGGCGATGGCTACCTCTGATTTTTTGATTATCATTCTTTTATTAGTTTATTTCTATATTTGGATGTGTTGACAAAATTTACTTGTTTTTAACTTGTCACCAATGTGCAGAGCATGGAAACGAAGGTGAATACTCTACAAGATCCCTGACTTCTTCAAGGATGCTGTTGGCGAATGATGGGTCTGACCCCTCACCCTAACGATTTTATAGGCGTTTCAAGACGATACTCAGAATGCGATCGCGTCCTGAAATGGCGCTAAAATAGCTTATTTCTCGTCAATAGGGGGTGTCACCCCCCATCGCCAGATGTATCCTTCAAGAAGTCGGGGATCTGACTAATTTACAGCCATTTTCAGGTAAATAGACCACAGATGTAGGGGCGCAAGGCATTGCGCCCTTACAAACGGTGTGGTTCATTTAAGTGAAAACTGCTGTAAGTCACAAAAGTGTCATACAGGCACTACTCAAAATACAGATTGTGATGTTAGGCTTAGGTATCAAAATTTACATAATTTTACCAAGCTGCATCAACTTAATTCTATGTCTAAGTTTTTATCTGTAACTTTATTAGGAATGGCTCTTTTTTTAGGAGGAACTGACCACAACACCATTACGCTCGCTGGAACTTGTGCTTCACACTGCGGTCGAAGTCCAATTGAATTTACACCCGGTCAGCACGTGCGAGTAGAAGTGTTAAATGCTACATCAAGATTAATCCAAGTAGAAAAGCCCTATGGTGTTGGTCAAATTTCCATACGGTCAGGACAGCAAATACGCTTAGAACAGGGGGATGGTACGGAACCCAACATATCTGTCGTATTTTGGGATGACACTGGACGACCTTTGAAAGCTATTGTCTCCAAACCAAATTTTGGTACGTTGCGAGTCGAACTTCGTCCTAGTAGGCAATCCCCTGGCGATCGCTCCGTGTATATTCGCGACGATGGGCGCGTTAACATTCTTTAAATTATGAATGGTAAATTATGAATTATGAATGATAATTTAGAATTCATAATTCATAATTTTTTATTGTGCTAGATCAGTCTATTCCTAAATTTTCTCGTCTCGGGCAAAAACTACCATCACAGCGATGGCAAATTTACCCTCAGAAAAATGACTTAGCACAAAAGCTCGCAGCAATTACGAATTTACCTCCTCTGATTAACCAACTTCTCATAAATCGAGGAATTGAAACACCAGAACAAGCACAAGCTTTTTTAAATCTGGAGTACTTGGCACTACCTTCGCCCTTAGAAGACTTCCCCGACTTAGCTGTATCTCTGGAGTTATTGCAAGAAGCCATTGCCACGCAAGAAAAAATAGCTATTTGCGGGGATTATGATGCTGATGGTATGACAAGCACTGCGTTACTTTTACGCAGTCTCCGATGGTTGGGTGCTCGAGTCAATTACGCCATTCCTAGTCGGATGCATGAGGGATATGGCATCAACAAACGCATCATTGAAGAATTCCATAGTGAAGGCGTCAGTTTGGTTTTGACTGTAGATAATGGGATTTCAGCATTTGAACCAATTGCTAGAGCTAGAGAACTAGGTCTAAAAGTTATAATCACCGACCATCACGATATTCCCCAGCAATTACCACCAGCTCATGCCATCCTCAATCCCAAACTTATAGATGAATCCTCACCTTACCGAGGTGTGGCTGGAGTTGGCGTTGCCTATATTTTAGCGGTATCCCTGGCACATCAATTGGGAAAAGCTCAGAGCAGCATACTCGATCCACTTCTCGAACTGTTTACACTAGGAACCATTGCAGATTTAGCACCTTTAACAGGTGTGAATCGCCATTGGGTGAAAAATGGTTTGCAGCAATTACCCAAATCCAAACTTGCTGGAGTGCAAGCACTTATTCAGATGTCTGGAGTGCAGGTGAGGGGACTGGGGACTGGGGGGGGAAGCAAGGGAGCAGGGGAGCAGGGGAGCAGAGGAGCAGAGGTGATAACTAATCTTCAATCCTCAATCCAAAATCCAAAATCTAAAATCCAAAATCCAAAATCCCTCAAGCCAGAAGATATTGGCTTTCGCCTCGGTCCGCGAATTAATGCGATTGGTCGTCTTGCCGATCCCGAAATTGTGATTGAATTGCTGACAACTGACGATATGGGAATAGCGTTGGAAAGAGCAATGCAATGCGAAGACATCAATCGCCAGCGTCAAGAAATGTGCGAGCAAATTGAAAAAGAGGCAATAGCAATTGTAGAAGCAGAATATCTTGCCTCTCTTCCAGAAGAGCGCGTGTTGGCGATCGTACAACCTGAATGGCATCATGGGGTGATTGGTATCGTTGCTTCTCGCTTGGTGGAACGCTATGGTGCTCCAGTCTTTATCGGCACTTATGAAGGGGAAGAGCATATTCGCGGTTCGGCACGAGGAATACCGGAATTTCACGTATTTGAAGCGTTAGATTCTTGTCGTGACTTGCTCGGTAAATTTGGCGGACACAAGGCGGCGGGAGGTTTCTCTCTGCTAACGGAAAATTTGGTGGCTCTGCGATCGCGTCTCAGCGAGTTTGCAAATCAGTGCCTCGAACAACAGCACCTTAAACCTTTAGTCAAAATTGATACTCAAGTCAATTTAAATCAAATCGATCGCCATTTCTACCAACAGATGAATGTTTTGGAACCCTGCGGTATTGACAACCCAGACCCCATACTTTGGACGCCGAATGTCCGCGTTGTTGAGCAGGAAATTGTGGGCAAAAGTCACGTTAAACTAACAGTAAGTCAAACAATTAACAATCAACAGTACAGAATCAAAGCGATCGCTTGGCGATGGCGCGACTATTTTCCCCTACCGTCACAAGTCGATATTGCTTATAAACTGAGAGAAAATGAGTTTAACGGTCAGATAAACATTGAGTTGGAGCTACTGGGTGTAAGACTCCCAAGTCAAAACCAATATTCGGTCACTCAAGCCACTCCAGCAAGAACTTCTTTTGAGTTTAACGAGCGTTATTATGACTGCGGTATTTATGAAAACTCTGCTCTACCTGAATTAAGAATTATGTACCCTGAAAAGGTTATCTTAGCTGTTCCGTTGGGACAATCTACTGGCTTATTGGGAACAAGTCGTCAAGAGGCTAGAGAAGTTGATATTTCTCAGCCTCAATATGCTTGTCTTATTCAAGCAGCTTTTCACGCGTTATCAGTTGAACGTACTATATAGTATTGAGCTATAATTTGGATACGAGACAAGCCGGATAGCACGATCGCAATGGCAGAATTAACAATTCAAATTCCTGATGAACTGGCTCAACGTTTAAAACCTTTGCAAAATCGCTTACCCGAATTGCTTTGGCGATTGTTAGACGTATCTAATTTACCAACTAATTATCAGTCACCAGTTCTAGCTGAGACTACAGACATTCCCGCCGCTTATCAAGAAGTTCTGGACTTTTTAATTAAGCGTCCAACACCAGAAGAAATTATGACTTTTAAAGTTTCATTACAAGCTCAAACACGCCTGCAAGCATTATTAGAAAAAAATCGCTCTGCAATACTCAGTCCAATGGAATTAGTAGAATTAGATGTTTACGAGCAATTAGAACATATGATGATTTTACTAAAAGCACGAGCCTCCACTAGAATTTAACAAATGACTTCTAATTCAATTCCTGCCGAACTACGTAAGCTAGTTATATCAAGAGCATCTGGATGCTGTGAATATTGCTTAATTCATTAAGATTTTTCAATTTATACCCATGAAGTAGACCATATTATTGCCGTAAAGCATGGAGGTGAAACGACCGCCGACAATCTAGCACTTTCATGTTTATCGTGCAACCGTCATAAAGGTTCGGATTTCGCCACCATAGACCAAGTTACTAAAGAAATTGTCCCATTGTTTAATCCTCGTCGTCAGGTTTGGGATGAACATTTCTATCTTGAAGATGGGAGAATAGAAGGGAGAACTCAGATTGGTCAAGGGACTGTAAGGTTGCTTCAGTTTAATGTTCCTAATCGCATACTTCAACGGCAAGTTTTGATGAATCAAGGACAATATCCGTAGATAGAAGACGAAGTGTAGCTAAAGGGATTGGTTGATGAGAATAAAGAAGATGCTAAGGAAGGATAAGGCTGTAACCTAGGTTAAAGTATTCCGCTTGTTTGCGTTTGCTTTCCTCTCCAGACACTATGCTTATTAGTAACATAGCGATCGCTTTCTTTTTCCCAATCAACACTTTCCGCTTCCCACACATTCTATTTTTGTCAACCCCTATAGCCCATTTTTCTGATAAAACCCCTTCTTATAAGAGTTTTGTGATTGTTAAGAAAGATGCAGGTAATGGATAGCTTAAAAAGTTACATTATGGCAAGCCGAAAAACTGTTTAATAACAGGTATGAGATTACCACAGGTTTTAACGAGTTCTGCTGTAGAAGGTAGATCTACAATTAATCCTTTCAAGAATGTCAACGCATTTTTAGCTATTTTCTGCATAGCCCCCTCTTCTGGCTTTTGACCTGCTTCTGCAATTTTTTTAACCTGTTCTAAAGCTTCGGCTTTGTCCTCTTCACTCAGACTAGTATCAGCTTCAATAGAGGCTTGCAGGTCGGTTAGAATTTCTTTAATTCCAGGTTTGTCCGGTTCATCAGAGTCAGGTAATTGATTAATGGTATTGGTAACATCACCACTAATCGTACCCATTGCAACTCCAGTCATAGATGAATCTTCACCTGTTGCGACAACACCGCTAATATTTCCTTGAGTGCCACTTATATTTAAATTTCCTTTACTAATATTTTCTTCACGTTTAGACATAATAAATTCTCCATGAGATTGATAAGTTTGTGCGAAAAACTTGGGCTGTTGCATGGCATCTGACAGCAATTTTTCTAAACTACGAATCCTTTCATCTTTTTCTGCTACTCCTGCCAGCATTGCTTGTAAATCAGTATAAGATAAAGATTGAATTTTTGTGTACTTTTGAAAATATTCTTGATTGAGTTCAGAGGAATTAGCGTTATTTGAAACTATTGCTTGCAATCGAATTTTTTCTTGTCCTCTTCCCTCTAGTGCTACCAGTTCCAAATCTGCTGTTGGATGACTTTCTGCTAACTGAGTGATGGCAATGGCAGCAGCAGTTGGATCGATACCTTCATAGTGAAATAGGTCAAGAGTTTTAAACTTTTTCCCAACTTCACGCGGATCTACATTTTGACTTTTGTACAAATCAAGGGTTTGAATAATGGGAGCAATAAAATCAGCAAAGTCTCCTGATTTGAAGGTCTCTTGTCGATTATCAGGTTTACGCCAAGGGTCGGGATCATCCGGTGTTGGTAGTCGCATATATACATAATCGCACTGAATCCCGTCAAGTTGAGTATCAGTGGAAATACCCCAATTTTCAATATATGCTCCAGTTAAGCAAGCACCTGTAAGGTTGGCTTGATATAGCTGAGTCTGAGCCAGTTTGACACCAAATAAATTAGCATTTTGCAAATTAGCTTCACTTAAATCTGTGCTGATAAAGCTGGCATCTTGTAAATTGGCATCTTTAAGGTTAAGATACCTCAAATTTAGATTATTAAACTCTTCTCCTCTGCCGTCTTTGGTGATTGCTAAATGTTGTACATTTGGTTGTTCTAAATATGTGCCTTCTACGCGAGCTTGTTCTAAATTTTTAGCTTGAAACCAACAGGTACGGATGAGATTAGCTTCTCTGAAATCTACACTTGTGAGAGTGGCTTGGGTAAAGTCTGCATCTGTTAAGTTGGCACCACGAAAACTTGTTCCCCCATAAGCAACAATACCAACTGTTAGCGAACGAATAAGTTGATATTTTGTATTTCCATTTATAGCTTCCTTGCCAACAGAACTACCGATTGTAATTGATAATAAAGCAATTAAGCCTGCTTGAATGTAAATTAATTCATTTGACCTAACTCCCAGTGAAACACCGAGCATAATACCGACAAAACCTATCAATCCAGTGGAAGTTGTAGCCAGAGGCATAGCTATGACTTTTGCTAAAGCCACAGCTACAGCCATATTAATAACACTAGCCATTGCACCAGCTAAAGCGATCGCTGTAAATTGTGCATTGATGGTAAGAAATATTTCAGGTTCTTTGTTTGGGAAAAACGCAACTGCTGCAATTAAACAAGAAGCTAATACCTCAGCTAGTGTTGCCAGCATTACTCCTAGCCCACGCCAGAAAATAATAGTTAAAAAAATTGCTAAAGTGATTAAAGAGAATAACCCGAAAAAGTAGAATCCATAACTATTGTTACTCAACAAATCCCCTATGAGTGCAGCAGCATACCCTGAAACTAATCCAGCCAATAATGCCATAATAATTGACAATCCTGTCAGGCTAATAACCCAGAAATTTGGTAAGCCTGCTTTAGAATTGCAGAAATTTGCACTAATCAAAACAGCGTTACTAAAATCTGCACCCCGAATATCGACATGGCTAAAGTCTGCTCCTGTAAAATCTTTTTCCTTGAAGTTTTTGCTTTTTAAATTAGTGGGATGAGGTTGATATTTCATCAATTTCCATTAGTAAAATTAAAATTATTTTTACAAAGGCTTGTGATTTTTATTCATCTGTTATAATCTTTTTTGTGGCTGAGGATTATCTGTTTTTTTATCAACCTGTGTTTCTATATTTTCAGTCAGCTTCTCGTCTGGACATTTCCAAGGAAGTAAAGTTCGTATTATTGAAACTTTACATACTACAAGTGGTTGGGCAGCTAAGTAATTTCTTGTTACTTTCCTTACCTTACTCGCTCTACTTCCAGTTCCATAATAAGGCGAGAGCATAAAATTATCCCCATATATGTTTACAACGGAGAGAATCTTCTTATCAGGGGCAATCGTGTTTATAGCCCGTAAAGCTTGATAACGAACATAATTTACATTCTTTCTATTTAAGAAAACGTTAGTAAGTTCAGGCAGTGCCTCTTTTGCTGCTGTACCAATTTGTCCTAATACTCCAGCAGCCTCATAACGGACAATATCATCTTTATCTTGAAGAGCTGTAATGACAACTGGAACAGCGTCTTTACCAATTTGAACTAGAGAAGAAACAATCAAACTATCAGAAAAGACACTATCATATTTACTTAGTTTTAGAGCTTCAATCAAATTAGTAGATGCATATTTTAAGTTTCCCCTAATTCTAGCAATAGCACTTATAGCCATATAGCCGAATATCCTATAATCATCATAATTATCATCTTCAAGAGCAGTAATTAATGCCGGAACAACTTCTTTTGCCCTGATACCAATTTTTCCCAACGCACCAGCAGCCATAAAACGAACATCACTATCTCCATCTTTGAGGGCAGTAATTAATGCCGGAACAACTTCTTTTGCCCTGATACCAATTTTTCCCAAAGCATAAGCAGCTCCAGAGCGAACATCACTATCTCCATCTTTGAGAGCAGTAATTAATACCGGAACAACTTCTTTTACCTCTGTGCCAATTTTTCCTAACGCTTTAGTAGCCTTATGGCGAATATGACGATTGCTATCTTTAAGAGCAGCAATTAATACCGGAACAACTTCTTTTGCCTCTGTGCCAATTTTTACCAACGTATAAGCAGCGCTAGAGCGAACATCACTATCTTCATCTTTGAGAGCAGCAATTAATGCCGGAACAGCTTCTTTTGCCCCTGTGCCAATTTCTCCCAACGCCTCAGCAGCGCCATCACGGACAGAACTATCTTCATCTTTAAGAGCAGCAATTAATGCCGGAACAACTTCTTTTGCCCCTGTGCCAATTTTTCCCAACGCCTCAGCAGCGCTATTACGGACAGAACTATCTTCATCTTTGAGGGCAGTCATTAATACTGGAACAGCTTCTTTTGCCCCTATGCCAATTTCTCCCAACGCATCAGCAACTCCAGAGCGGACAGAACTATCTTCATCTTTGAGGGCAATAATTAATGCCGAAACAGCTTCTTTTATTCCTGTGCCAATTGTTCTCAAGGCTTCAGCATCCCTATCGCGGATAGAACTATCTTGAATAACAGTAATCAGAAATGCATCTTGTTCCCCAAAGCTAATTTTTCCCAAAGCATCAGCAGCGCTATCACGAACAGAGCTATCTTCATCTTTGAGGGCAGTCATTAATGCCGGAACCACTTCTTTTGCCCCTATGCCAATTTCTCCCAACGCCTCAGCAGCGCCATCACGGACAGAACTATCTTCATCTTTAAGAGCAGCAATTAATGCCGGAACAACTTCTTTTGCCCCTGTGCCAATTTTTCCCAACGCCTCAGCAGCGCTATTACGGACAGAGCTATTTTCATCTTTGAGGGCAGTCATTAATGCCGGAACAGCTTCTTTTGCCCCTATGCCAATTTCTCCCAACGCATCAGCAACTCCAGAGCGGACAGAACTATCTTCATCTTTGAGGGCAGTCATTAATGCCGGAACAGCTTCTTTTGCCCCTATGCCAATTTCTCCCAACGCATCAGCAGCGCTATCACGGACAGAGCTATCTTCATCTTTGAGGGCAGTCATTAATGCCGGAACCACTTCTTTTGACCCCGTGCCAATTTTTCCCAACACTTCAGCAACTCCAGAGCGGACAGAACTATCTTTATCTTTGAGGGCATTAATTAATGCCGGAACAACTTCTTTTGACCCCGTGCCAATTTTTCCCAACACTTCAGCAACTCCAAAGCGGACAGAACTATCTTTATCTTTGAGGGCAGTCATTAATGCCGGAACCACTTCTTTTGACCCTGTGCCAATATTTACCAAAGCTTCAGCAGCGCCGGATCTGACCTCACTATCTCGATCTTTGAGGGCAGCAATTAATGCTGGAACAGCTTCTTTTGCTCCGATACCAATTTTTCCTAATGTATGGACAGTCAGAAATCGAAGATCCTTACTAGGATTGTTGAGTGATGCGCTTAAGTAACGTGATGCTGGTGCTGCATTTACACCAATTTCACCAAGTACAGAAATTGTAATAAAGCGAACAGTTCCATCCGGATTGTTGAGGTCTTTGATGAGGTAGGGTACTGCTTTGGAGTTACATTCTACTAGCTTTTTGAAAGCAGAAAGTGAACCATTCCTTGTTTGTCTAATATACAGTTCAATCTTTATTTCTACACACGGAGAAATTGTTGTTGAGTAAGACTGAGCCTGAGCTAGCATTTTTGTATTTGTTAACAAAGATAAGTTGACAGTCCCCAGCATACTTAGAACTGTAAGTATAACGGCTCTGAATTTACGACCTT
This genomic interval from Scytonema hofmannii PCC 7110 contains the following:
- a CDS encoding pentapeptide repeat-containing protein, encoding MKYQPHPTNLKSKNFKEKDFTGADFSHVDIRGADFSNAVLISANFCNSKAGLPNFWVISLTGLSIIMALLAGLVSGYAAALIGDLLSNNSYGFYFFGLFSLITLAIFLTIIFWRGLGVMLATLAEVLASCLIAAVAFFPNKEPEIFLTINAQFTAIALAGAMASVINMAVAVALAKVIAMPLATTSTGLIGFVGIMLGVSLGVRSNELIYIQAGLIALLSITIGSSVGKEAINGNTKYQLIRSLTVGIVAYGGTSFRGANLTDADFTQATLTSVDFREANLIRTCWFQAKNLEQARVEGTYLEQPNVQHLAITKDGRGEEFNNLNLRYLNLKDANLQDASFISTDLSEANLQNANLFGVKLAQTQLYQANLTGACLTGAYIENWGISTDTQLDGIQCDYVYMRLPTPDDPDPWRKPDNRQETFKSGDFADFIAPIIQTLDLYKSQNVDPREVGKKFKTLDLFHYEGIDPTAAAIAITQLAESHPTADLELVALEGRGQEKIRLQAIVSNNANSSELNQEYFQKYTKIQSLSYTDLQAMLAGVAEKDERIRSLEKLLSDAMQQPKFFAQTYQSHGEFIMSKREENISKGNLNISGTQGNISGVVATGEDSSMTGVAMGTISGDVTNTINQLPDSDEPDKPGIKEILTDLQASIEADTSLSEEDKAEALEQVKKIAEAGQKPEEGAMQKIAKNALTFLKGLIVDLPSTAELVKTCGNLIPVIKQFFGLP
- a CDS encoding HEAT repeat domain-containing protein; translation: MLAQAQSYSTTISPCVEIKIELYIRQTRNGSLSAFKKLVECNSKAVPYLIKDLNNPDGTVRFITISVLGEIGVNAAPASRYLSASLNNPSKDLRFLTVHTLGKIGIGAKEAVPALIAALKDRDSEVRSGAAEALVNIGTGSKEVVPALMTALKDKDSSVRFGVAEVLGKIGTGSKEVVPALINALKDKDSSVRSGVAEVLGKIGTGSKEVVPALMTALKDEDSSVRDSAADALGEIGIGAKEAVPALMTALKDEDSSVRSGVADALGEIGIGAKEAVPALMTALKDENSSVRNSAAEALGKIGTGAKEVVPALIAALKDEDSSVRDGAAEALGEIGIGAKEVVPALMTALKDEDSSVRDSAADALGKISFGEQDAFLITVIQDSSIRDRDAEALRTIGTGIKEAVSALIIALKDEDSSVRSGVADALGEIGIGAKEAVPVLMTALKDEDSSVRNSAAEALGKIGTGAKEVVPALIAALKDEDSSVRDGAAEALGEIGTGAKEAVPALIAALKDEDSDVRSSAAYTLVKIGTEAKEVVPVLIAALKDSNRHIRHKATKALGKIGTEVKEVVPVLITALKDGDSDVRSGAAYALGKIGIRAKEVVPALITALKDGDSDVRFMAAGALGKIGIRAKEVVPALITALEDDNYDDYRIFGYMAISAIARIRGNLKYASTNLIEALKLSKYDSVFSDSLIVSSLVQIGKDAVPVVITALQDKDDIVRYEAAGVLGQIGTAAKEALPELTNVFLNRKNVNYVRYQALRAINTIAPDKKILSVVNIYGDNFMLSPYYGTGSRASKVRKVTRNYLAAQPLVVCKVSIIRTLLPWKCPDEKLTENIETQVDKKTDNPQPQKRL